A stretch of Atribacterota bacterium DNA encodes these proteins:
- a CDS encoding TRAP transporter small permease subunit: MRKSLDILSKILQSIAGLLFLFIFIINIAGIFCRTFLNVSLLWVADVTYLSTAWMLAIGMAVAFYMKGHIAIEFVIDKFPKKVKKIVQIFLIAITVAFLISLIVSGCATALMKRQIYFVVLNIPMTYAFMALPIFALFSTLFIFCRLINIVVPNSKEEK; encoded by the coding sequence ATGAGAAAAAGTTTAGATATTTTATCCAAAATATTACAGTCAATTGCAGGATTATTGTTTTTGTTTATTTTTATTATAAATATTGCGGGAATTTTTTGTAGAACTTTCTTAAATGTTTCGCTTTTATGGGTAGCTGATGTAACATATCTATCTACAGCGTGGATGCTGGCTATTGGTATGGCAGTAGCTTTTTATATGAAGGGTCATATAGCTATAGAATTTGTAATAGATAAATTTCCCAAAAAGGTTAAAAAAATAGTGCAGATTTTTCTCATTGCTATTACTGTAGCTTTCCTTATTAGTCTTATTGTTTCAGGATGTGCAACTGCTTTAATGAAAAGACAAATTTATTTCGTAGTACTTAATATTCCTATGACTTATGCTTTTATGGCTCTTCCGATATTTGCATTATTTTCTACTTTATTTATATTTTGCAGGCTCATAAACATAGTAGTTCCAAATTCAAAGGAAGAGAAATAG
- a CDS encoding 6-phosphogluconolactonase, protein RLINEVRPGRVHLIAGDAQDPEKECERLNEIISQQEIDVAFVGIGENGHLAFNDPPADFETERPYIIVELDAACRRQQLGEGWFETIDDVPRKAISMSVKQIMKSRTIICTVPDKRKAQAVKNCFAGKEISPQHPASILKKHDHCHVFLDDQSSIYLK, encoded by the coding sequence AAGATTGATAAATGAAGTTCGTCCTGGCAGAGTCCATTTAATAGCAGGTGATGCTCAGGATCCGGAAAAAGAATGCGAACGGTTAAATGAAATTATCAGTCAGCAGGAGATAGATGTCGCTTTTGTGGGTATAGGTGAGAATGGACATCTGGCTTTTAATGATCCTCCGGCTGATTTTGAGACGGAAAGGCCATATATTATTGTGGAATTGGATGCCGCCTGTAGAAGACAGCAGCTGGGAGAAGGCTGGTTTGAAACCATAGATGATGTTCCCCGAAAAGCTATCTCTATGTCCGTAAAACAGATTATGAAGTCCAGGACCATTATTTGTACAGTACCTGATAAACGAAAAGCCCAGGCAGTAAAGAATTGTTTTGCTGGTAAAGAGATTTCTCCACAACATCCAGCCTCCATTTTAAAAAAACACGACCATTGTCATGTCTTCTTAGATGATCAGTCTTCCATATATTTAAAATAA
- a CDS encoding FadR/GntR family transcriptional regulator: MEIKSFKTLKSLQTFVQEQLKLYIIESNLREGDLLPTEKELSQSLGVSRTAIREALKVLEALGLIETRHGVGRFVNNFNYDAILKSLPYSLKLDINTFKDIFEVRYCLECCFIAANINKYEPSDIKELTNILDNIEVQIRNNVEEKDLIDLHTAFHIFLYKKSQNNLLIDLIKIFSTIQRNLVILHRYKTKDRLGFVHLHQMIVKAIEAKDSNLAQRRLREHFSEAMKWINDNLKDKIDLDIYEGFWSK, from the coding sequence ATGGAAATTAAATCATTCAAAACATTAAAAAGCTTACAAACTTTTGTTCAAGAACAATTAAAATTGTATATCATAGAATCTAATTTAAGAGAAGGAGATTTATTACCTACTGAAAAAGAATTATCACAAAGCTTGGGGGTAAGTAGAACTGCTATTAGAGAGGCTTTAAAAGTTCTGGAGGCTTTAGGTTTAATTGAAACTAGACATGGAGTCGGAAGGTTTGTAAATAATTTTAATTATGATGCAATTTTAAAAAGTTTACCTTATAGTTTAAAGCTAGATATAAATACATTTAAAGATATATTTGAAGTAAGGTATTGTTTAGAATGTTGTTTTATAGCAGCAAATATTAATAAATATGAGCCCTCTGACATTAAAGAACTTACAAATATTTTAGATAATATAGAAGTACAGATTAGGAATAATGTTGAAGAAAAGGATTTGATTGACCTTCATACTGCTTTTCATATTTTTCTTTATAAAAAATCACAGAATAATCTCTTGATCGACTTGATTAAAATATTTTCCACTATCCAGAGGAATCTAGTAATACTACATAGGTATAAAACAAAGGATAGGTTAGGTTTTGTTCATCTACACCAGATGATTGTGAAAGCGATTGAAGCAAAAGATTCTAACCTTGCCCAAAGAAGGTTACGTGAGCATTTTTCAGAAGCAATGAAGTGGATTAACGATAATTTAAAAGACAAAATTGATTTAGATATTTATGAAGGCTTCTGGTCTAAATAG
- the nagA gene encoding N-acetylglucosamine-6-phosphate deacetylase, whose translation MTDRKIIINGKIITQERIIPEGSVTTSDGIITGIYEGTKRFPKSKEIVIDAEGNYISPGFIDIHVHGGGGYSFLASSVDEVILCSKAHMLHGSTSIVATISTASNDFIKESLQNIKKATLTMSNGPDILGVHLEGPYFAMNQRGAQAQEYVRNPIKEEYMYIIENFDNILRWSLAPELPGGLEMAKELRKRGIHMSIGHSDALFHEAIRAYECGFTTVTHLYSCTSTVRRVNAYRYAGIIEASFLLDDMMVEIIADGKHLPSSLLKLVYKIKGPDRICLVTDAIDAAGMENLGGEIYSKTSGSNIIIEDEVAKLPDRSAFAGSVATTDRLVRTMQKLADVPLYQAVKMMTATPAKNIGMFSKKGSLSIGKDADIIIFDENINISMVMVGGKVTFHKG comes from the coding sequence TTGACGGATAGAAAAATAATAATTAATGGGAAAATTATTACCCAAGAAAGAATTATTCCTGAGGGAAGCGTTACTACCTCGGATGGAATAATCACTGGTATTTATGAAGGAACGAAAAGGTTTCCAAAGTCTAAGGAGATCGTTATTGATGCAGAAGGGAATTATATCTCTCCTGGTTTTATAGATATTCATGTTCATGGAGGTGGTGGCTATTCATTTCTGGCCAGTAGTGTTGATGAGGTCATTTTATGTAGTAAGGCACATATGCTGCATGGTTCAACCTCGATAGTTGCAACGATATCCACTGCTAGTAACGATTTTATAAAAGAAAGCTTACAGAATATAAAAAAAGCCACTTTAACTATGAGCAATGGACCTGATATTCTGGGAGTTCACCTTGAGGGACCTTATTTTGCTATGAACCAGAGAGGAGCTCAGGCACAAGAATATGTGAGAAATCCTATAAAAGAGGAGTATATGTATATTATTGAGAATTTTGATAATATTTTGCGTTGGTCACTAGCGCCAGAACTTCCAGGTGGATTAGAAATGGCAAAAGAGCTTAGAAAGCGTGGAATTCATATGTCTATAGGTCATTCTGATGCCCTCTTTCATGAAGCAATAAGAGCTTATGAGTGTGGCTTTACAACCGTAACACACCTTTACTCCTGCACTTCGACAGTGAGAAGAGTAAATGCTTATCGATATGCCGGAATTATTGAAGCTTCATTCTTACTCGATGACATGATGGTAGAAATAATTGCTGACGGTAAACATTTACCTTCCAGTCTTTTAAAATTGGTGTATAAAATAAAGGGTCCTGACAGAATTTGCTTAGTAACTGATGCAATAGATGCAGCAGGTATGGAAAATCTTGGAGGAGAGATATATAGCAAAACGAGTGGTTCGAATATCATAATTGAAGATGAGGTAGCAAAACTTCCTGATAGATCAGCTTTTGCCGGAAGTGTTGCCACAACCGATAGATTAGTAAGAACTATGCAAAAATTAGCAGATGTTCCTTTGTATCAAGCGGTTAAGATGATGACCGCTACTCCAGCTAAAAATATTGGCATGTTCTCTAAGAAGGGTTCTTTGTCTATTGGAAAGGACGCAGATATCATTATATTTGATGAAAATATTAATATTTCAATGGTCATGGTGGGAGGTAAAGTGACTTTTCATAAAGGTTGA
- a CDS encoding DUF937 domain-containing protein, with translation MDIMEILSGLTGNQKVIKQLNKSVGGEPEKVEKAVQIGIPLLMEALNRNTNNPEGAQSLVKALEKHQDDKVDDLFSFFSNVDTQDGAKMLQHIFSNKNELVQKNLSKTTGLQQDQIGSLLSRLAPLLLGALGNQKKAQNLDANGISNLTALLSQNLQQSSGGSLFSLATKLLDANKNGSFIDDLFRMLFRKK, from the coding sequence ATGGATATTATGGAAATATTATCAGGGCTTACTGGTAACCAAAAGGTTATCAAGCAGCTAAATAAATCTGTAGGTGGAGAACCAGAAAAAGTAGAGAAGGCTGTACAAATAGGGATTCCCTTACTTATGGAAGCTCTTAATCGTAATACTAATAATCCAGAAGGTGCGCAGTCTTTAGTAAAAGCTTTAGAAAAGCACCAAGATGATAAGGTTGACGATCTGTTCAGTTTTTTTAGCAATGTTGATACGCAAGATGGTGCAAAAATGTTGCAGCATATCTTTTCCAATAAAAATGAATTAGTGCAGAAGAATTTATCTAAAACAACAGGCTTACAGCAGGATCAAATTGGCTCATTGCTATCAAGGCTGGCACCACTTTTGTTGGGAGCTTTGGGAAATCAGAAAAAAGCGCAGAATTTAGATGCTAACGGAATATCCAATCTAACTGCTTTATTATCCCAAAATTTACAGCAATCTAGTGGAGGCAGTCTCTTTTCTTTAGCAACTAAACTTCTGGATGCCAATAAAAATGGAAGTTTTATTGACGATTTATTTAGGATGCTTTTTAGGAAAAAATAG
- a CDS encoding cupin domain-containing protein has protein sequence MKVFINEKYVIPVKYKEYYVKELLGKKDGCLAGCRTGILIYTQEEYKQGGVHNDQEGFFVLSGSGSAIVGSEEFSLQPGVCFIVPPGEYHSIKKDTSCSCIKLFFFHAAA, from the coding sequence ATGAAGGTATTTATAAATGAGAAATATGTGATTCCAGTGAAATATAAAGAATATTATGTTAAAGAATTACTGGGAAAGAAAGACGGTTGTTTAGCAGGATGCCGGACAGGAATACTTATATATACCCAGGAAGAATACAAACAAGGTGGAGTGCACAATGACCAAGAAGGTTTCTTTGTACTTTCTGGCAGTGGAAGTGCAATAGTAGGAAGTGAGGAGTTTTCTCTGCAGCCTGGCGTTTGCTTTATTGTACCTCCAGGTGAATATCATTCCATTAAGAAAGATACATCATGCAGCTGTATAAAATTATTCTTTTTTCATGCAGCTGCTTAA
- a CDS encoding SIS domain-containing protein gives MNKEAIGYAQIIKSLIDEILKEEDSVKRAAVLVGDSIMRDQVIHVIGPGGHSNMAVEEMFSRAGGFACINAILDPGTNLSHGGFRSMSIERTPGYAIPVLNSYRVGRTPGEVLIIINAYGVNCMTIDCANEARKRGVKTIGITSTSFADKLPHDHPSRHPSGANLYQVVDVFINNHLPYGDAIISIEGCEQNVGPTSTFCNCFATNYLVLETCKYLVSKGYIPPVFRSGNLPGGGEYNKKLFEKYSGKAILLF, from the coding sequence ATGAACAAAGAAGCTATAGGATATGCCCAGATTATTAAATCTTTAATTGATGAAATATTAAAAGAGGAGGACTCGGTTAAAAGAGCTGCAGTCCTGGTTGGTGACTCAATTATGAGGGATCAAGTCATCCATGTTATTGGACCTGGAGGTCATTCAAATATGGCAGTTGAAGAGATGTTTTCACGAGCAGGTGGATTTGCCTGTATAAATGCTATTCTGGATCCTGGCACTAACCTGAGTCATGGAGGCTTTCGATCGATGAGCATTGAAAGAACCCCTGGATATGCTATTCCAGTATTAAATTCTTATCGGGTAGGGAGGACTCCTGGAGAAGTATTAATTATTATCAATGCATATGGTGTTAATTGTATGACCATAGACTGTGCTAACGAAGCTAGAAAACGAGGTGTAAAAACAATTGGGATTACCTCTACCTCTTTCGCCGATAAATTACCCCATGATCATCCTTCTAGGCATCCCAGTGGAGCTAATTTATATCAAGTGGTAGATGTATTTATCAATAACCATCTTCCTTATGGAGATGCCATTATTTCAATTGAAGGATGCGAACAGAATGTAGGCCCAACTTCTACTTTTTGTAATTGTTTTGCCACAAATTATTTAGTTTTGGAAACCTGTAAATATTTAGTTTCCAAGGGATATATTCCCCCAGTATTTAGAAGTGGTAATCTTCCCGGCGGTGGCGAATACAATAAGAAATTATTTGAAAAATACTCAGGCAAAGCAATTTTACTTTTTTAA
- a CDS encoding TRAP transporter substrate-binding protein, with amino-acid sequence MLRRFILTLLVLFLFLSILVCSQSIAQTSAEKTFSLKLAGIKNDDDPASKAMMLFAEKVNKDSNGTITIKTYTNSALGNLNDLLTGMINGTVEMLYNTISCYAWLSGTGAKEFGITSAPFFWKDNKELQAFIDSPYVQKWIEDGANSTGVRVLIANGELIPRQLTANRAIRNADDFEGLKIRTAESTLVMTIMKKLGATPIVIPFADLYMALKTGVVDAQENNFFTVKSSSLYEVQSHFMKTDYIRDVSAIFISNNVWNQMSDEQKKIMKNAAKEATDFEAKMIADSLDEVLTFLSSKMTKVDIDIESIRGKLGSGIYEEFDKEGKSWPTGTLDDALKFKEGYTE; translated from the coding sequence ATGTTGCGAAGATTCATTTTAACATTATTGGTTCTGTTTCTCTTTCTGAGCATATTAGTGTGTAGTCAAAGTATAGCCCAAACTTCTGCTGAAAAAACTTTTTCTTTGAAATTAGCAGGTATCAAGAATGATGATGACCCTGCTAGTAAAGCAATGATGTTGTTTGCAGAAAAAGTGAATAAAGATTCCAATGGTACAATCACTATTAAAACATATACTAATAGTGCTCTAGGTAATTTAAACGATCTTTTAACCGGCATGATTAATGGTACTGTGGAAATGCTTTATAATACAATATCCTGCTATGCTTGGCTTTCTGGTACTGGCGCAAAGGAATTTGGTATAACTTCAGCTCCCTTCTTTTGGAAAGACAACAAAGAACTTCAAGCCTTTATTGATTCTCCTTATGTTCAGAAATGGATTGAAGATGGTGCAAACTCAACTGGTGTTCGGGTACTTATTGCAAATGGTGAATTGATTCCTAGGCAGCTAACTGCCAATAGAGCTATTAGAAATGCTGACGATTTTGAAGGCTTGAAAATCAGAACTGCCGAATCAACCTTAGTTATGACCATTATGAAAAAACTGGGAGCTACTCCCATAGTGATACCTTTTGCTGATCTTTATATGGCTTTAAAAACAGGTGTGGTAGATGCCCAGGAAAATAACTTCTTTACAGTCAAGAGTAGTAGTTTATATGAGGTTCAAAGCCACTTTATGAAGACTGATTATATAAGAGATGTGAGTGCAATTTTTATAAGTAATAACGTTTGGAACCAGATGTCTGATGAACAAAAGAAAATTATGAAAAATGCAGCGAAAGAAGCAACTGATTTTGAAGCTAAAATGATAGCAGATTCTCTTGACGAAGTACTTACTTTCCTTTCTAGTAAAATGACCAAGGTTGACATAGATATTGAATCAATAAGGGGAAAACTTGGAAGCGGTATTTATGAGGAGTTTGACAAAGAAGGTAAAAGTTGGCCTACCGGAACACTGGATGATGCCCTTAAATTTAAGGAAGGTTATACTGAATAA
- a CDS encoding TRAP transporter large permease has product MNILLLFVVLFVLMFLGIEIFVSMGIAAAVYLLVTGNAPLTLIPTNMINGITSTSLLAIPFFILTGELMNVSGMTMRLVQFARFFIGKWKGGLAYTCVIVNIITAGVSGSAPADCSAVSSVLLPAMKKEGYPDTFSAAINASAATIGPIIPPSIPMVFIGLLTNLSIGKLFLGGVIPGFLMGGALILVSYWKVKKMDLKIYEHKKTFRIFLGLFKDSFLALIAPLIIILGVITGLVTVTEVAMLSTAYVFIIGVFFYKTILIKDILKIFKDSILFSSSIMALFSIAFIFSWFIAVEGIGKQLQEFVLSMNMSPIMFLIFINLLFMFLGMIIDAIPAMLIFVPILLPIATALGIDHIHLGVVIVTNLMVGLLTPPVGGLLFLEAKMANVPFNLLVKEIIPFILVLFVVVFLMTFFPPLVTFIPNILF; this is encoded by the coding sequence ATGAACATATTATTATTATTTGTAGTTCTATTCGTTCTGATGTTTCTTGGTATAGAAATATTTGTATCTATGGGTATAGCAGCTGCTGTTTACTTACTTGTAACTGGCAATGCACCACTTACTCTCATTCCAACCAATATGATAAATGGTATAACCAGTACATCCTTGTTAGCTATCCCCTTTTTTATACTTACAGGAGAGTTAATGAATGTTTCGGGAATGACAATGAGACTTGTACAGTTTGCTCGTTTTTTTATTGGGAAATGGAAAGGAGGTCTTGCCTATACATGTGTTATTGTGAATATAATTACAGCAGGAGTATCCGGTTCGGCTCCTGCTGATTGCAGTGCAGTTTCCTCAGTTTTGTTGCCAGCTATGAAAAAAGAAGGATATCCAGACACTTTTTCGGCAGCTATCAACGCCTCCGCAGCCACAATAGGACCTATTATTCCACCTAGCATACCTATGGTATTTATTGGACTACTTACAAATTTGTCTATTGGAAAGCTATTCCTGGGTGGGGTAATTCCTGGTTTTTTAATGGGTGGCGCTCTCATATTAGTTAGCTACTGGAAAGTAAAAAAAATGGATTTGAAGATATATGAACATAAAAAAACATTCAGAATCTTTTTAGGATTATTTAAAGACTCTTTTTTAGCTCTTATTGCCCCCCTTATTATTATCTTGGGTGTTATCACCGGTCTAGTTACGGTGACTGAGGTAGCAATGCTGTCGACAGCATATGTTTTTATTATTGGTGTCTTTTTCTACAAAACAATATTAATCAAAGATATTTTAAAAATATTTAAAGATTCAATCTTGTTTTCTTCTTCAATTATGGCGCTATTTTCTATAGCCTTTATTTTTTCTTGGTTTATAGCGGTAGAAGGTATAGGAAAACAATTACAAGAATTTGTTCTTTCCATGAATATGTCACCGATAATGTTCTTAATTTTTATAAACCTATTATTTATGTTTCTAGGAATGATCATAGATGCCATACCTGCAATGCTTATTTTTGTGCCTATACTTCTTCCTATTGCCACAGCTTTAGGTATTGATCATATCCATCTTGGAGTAGTTATTGTAACTAACCTTATGGTTGGCTTATTAACTCCCCCTGTTGGTGGACTATTATTCTTAGAGGCCAAAATGGCTAATGTACCCTTTAATCTATTAGTTAAAGAAATAATCCCATTTATATTAGTGCTTTTTGTGGTTGTATTCTTAATGACTTTTTTCCCTCCCCTGGTCACTTTTATACCTAATATATTATTTTAG